In Bacteroidota bacterium, one DNA window encodes the following:
- a CDS encoding tagatose 1,6-diphosphate aldolase has translation MAKKQLSKGKFNGINACANARGVINAAAMDQRGSLKKSIGKAMGHDATNEDLTNFKISVTKILTPYASAILMDPEYGLPTLEHRAPGTGVLLAYEKTGYDANTKGRLPDLLDTWSVRRLVEAGANAIKILLYYNPFDTAAINARKHAFIERIGAECTALDVPFFLEPLAYDDAMDEKGFEFAKVKPKYVEAYMKEFSKDRYGVDILKVEVPVNMKYVSGTKAYNGSEEAYTRDEAKKLFKQASDAATKPFIYLSAGVSDDVFRETIELAGESGANFSGVLCGRATWQDGVPIFGAQGKDALEAWLLDRGVANIKSLNEVIDKYAKPWTTVYGEVEAI, from the coding sequence ATGGCAAAGAAGCAATTATCAAAAGGGAAATTCAACGGTATCAATGCATGTGCCAACGCTCGCGGAGTAATTAACGCTGCCGCAATGGATCAGCGCGGATCGCTCAAGAAGTCGATCGGCAAGGCCATGGGACACGATGCGACGAACGAGGACCTAACCAACTTTAAGATCTCCGTCACCAAGATCCTGACGCCCTACGCTTCTGCCATCCTGATGGACCCCGAGTACGGCCTGCCGACACTCGAGCACCGCGCACCCGGCACCGGCGTCCTGCTCGCCTATGAGAAGACGGGCTACGATGCCAATACGAAAGGCCGCTTGCCCGATCTACTCGACACTTGGAGTGTCCGTCGCCTTGTCGAGGCCGGCGCGAATGCGATCAAGATTCTGCTCTATTACAATCCGTTCGATACCGCAGCGATCAACGCCCGCAAGCATGCGTTCATCGAGCGCATCGGTGCCGAGTGCACTGCGCTCGATGTGCCGTTCTTCCTCGAACCGCTCGCGTATGACGATGCGATGGACGAGAAGGGCTTCGAATTTGCAAAAGTCAAGCCGAAGTATGTCGAAGCATATATGAAAGAATTCTCGAAGGATCGTTATGGCGTTGACATTCTGAAAGTCGAAGTGCCCGTGAATATGAAGTATGTCAGCGGCACGAAGGCATACAACGGCAGCGAGGAAGCCTACACGCGCGACGAGGCAAAGAAGCTCTTCAAGCAGGCAAGCGACGCGGCGACCAAGCCGTTTATCTATCTCTCGGCCGGTGTATCCGACGATGTCTTCCGCGAGACGATCGAGCTCGCCGGCGAAAGCGGCGCGAACTTCTCGGGCGTGCTTTGCGGCCGCGCGACGTGGCAGGACGGCGTGCCGATCTTCGGCGCACAAGGCAAAGACGCACTCGAAGCATGGCTCCTCGATCGCGGCGTTGCGAACATCAAGTCGCTCAACGAAGTCATCGATAAATACGCGAAGCCCTGGACGACGGTGTACGGCGAAGTAGAGGCCATATAA
- a CDS encoding T9SS type A sorting domain-containing protein → MKYLALVLLLIAANASAQVPRIDSMVVDETTEQLHVFGKFGSEVGTVWVDSVGISLLAWSDSVLVCTIPRSGRGMAGPVEVEVRGFRSMPSLLSLWSCSNSFFGQHELGQGKMISEDFLCLFRARFDIQSRLLAGRLSTSVIQSVPFAHETYNYSDASSGNVINTADSGLVNITFDLAQNTVTFNHWASPNVHLDYHSDFHSTRLDSSLNIVSSLVIGSGPNSSGYAQINSIASFLPSSAVSALRFRPNPRYPTSDSLLMVTGPVDFRWDSMWSITSYHIQIATDSSFASVMFDDTSVTPVTTFTFPIHVPVVYWRVAGLNSEGQSRWSQTWRIRMEDQGTVLIGDRPNASFTCTPNPASNALHLTLPAPARVVLYDLRGNVVRSIATSEPSVTIETRDLASGMYIVGVTTSGMHGSQLVQIQH, encoded by the coding sequence ATGAAGTATCTTGCCCTAGTGCTCCTTTTGATCGCGGCGAATGCGTCCGCGCAGGTTCCGCGGATTGATTCGATGGTGGTGGATGAGACAACGGAGCAACTGCACGTCTTTGGAAAGTTTGGATCAGAGGTTGGTACGGTTTGGGTCGATAGTGTTGGAATATCGTTGTTGGCCTGGAGTGATAGTGTTCTCGTGTGCACTATTCCACGTTCCGGCAGGGGGATGGCCGGACCGGTAGAGGTCGAGGTACGGGGCTTCCGATCGATGCCCTCGCTGTTGTCTCTCTGGAGTTGTAGCAACAGTTTTTTTGGTCAGCACGAGCTTGGGCAGGGCAAAATGATCTCTGAAGATTTTCTCTGCCTCTTCCGAGCACGGTTTGACATCCAGTCGCGGCTTCTTGCCGGACGATTGTCAACGTCTGTCATTCAGTCAGTTCCATTTGCACACGAAACGTACAACTACTCTGATGCTTCAAGCGGCAACGTTATCAATACTGCCGACTCGGGACTTGTGAACATCACATTCGATCTGGCCCAGAATACCGTTACGTTCAATCACTGGGCATCGCCGAATGTGCATCTGGACTACCATTCAGATTTCCATAGCACGCGGTTAGATTCTTCGCTGAACATAGTAAGTAGTCTTGTCATCGGCAGCGGTCCAAACAGCAGCGGATACGCTCAGATCAATTCCATCGCCTCATTTCTGCCATCGTCTGCAGTCTCTGCGCTTCGGTTCAGACCGAACCCTCGGTATCCGACGAGCGACTCACTATTGATGGTGACTGGTCCTGTGGACTTCCGATGGGACTCGATGTGGTCGATCACTTCCTACCACATACAGATAGCCACCGATTCAAGCTTTGCATCTGTGATGTTTGATGATACTTCTGTTACTCCCGTCACGACGTTCACGTTTCCAATTCATGTCCCGGTTGTTTACTGGCGAGTCGCTGGCCTAAACTCCGAAGGTCAGAGCCGGTGGTCTCAGACCTGGCGGATCAGAATGGAAGACCAGGGCACGGTGCTGATCGGTGATCGACCCAATGCCTCGTTCACCTGCACCCCCAACCCTGCTTCGAACGCATTGCACCTTACGCTCCCCGCACCGGCACGCGTGGTGCTGTATGATCTTCGCGGAAATGTCGTTCGGTCTATCGCGACATCTGAACCGTCGGTAACGATCGAGACTCGAGATCTAGCGAGCGGTATGTATATCGTTGGCGTGACGACTTCTGGTATGCACGGCTCTCAACTCGTACAGATCCAGCACTAA
- a CDS encoding sigma-70 family RNA polymerase sigma factor: MLFTDDYTFAALKKAVKKPTPGPKSPKPTPAAPPEAPAAAPAARRHSVLEEKAEQAVEKVKETSERQLEDKMLVRRARSGDQRAYAELVKRHRRGIERLIRPICRNSSSDEIEDLVQEALTKALTHLDSYSEEYAFSTWLYRIATNHAIDHLRRRRLSMFSISSMPGGGDSKMSDDEGKDLELADESWVPDDVLLASERTKLIEEAIEQLPENYKRIIKLRHNDDLEYDEIARKLNLPMGTVKVHLHRARAALGKLLEGKI, translated from the coding sequence TTGTTGTTTACGGACGATTACACCTTCGCCGCGTTGAAGAAAGCCGTCAAGAAACCGACACCAGGCCCCAAATCGCCGAAGCCGACGCCTGCTGCGCCGCCTGAGGCACCGGCGGCCGCACCTGCCGCGCGCAGGCATTCGGTGCTGGAGGAAAAGGCCGAACAGGCGGTCGAGAAGGTAAAGGAAACCTCCGAGCGGCAACTCGAAGATAAAATGCTCGTGCGCCGCGCCCGCAGCGGCGACCAGCGCGCCTACGCCGAGCTCGTCAAGCGGCACCGCCGAGGCATCGAGCGGCTCATCCGCCCGATCTGCCGAAACTCCTCGAGCGACGAGATCGAAGATCTCGTACAGGAAGCCTTGACAAAAGCGCTCACCCATCTCGATTCCTATTCGGAAGAATACGCGTTCAGCACGTGGCTCTATCGCATCGCGACGAACCACGCCATCGATCATTTGCGGCGTCGCCGCCTCTCGATGTTCTCCATCTCGTCGATGCCCGGAGGCGGCGATTCGAAGATGAGCGACGACGAAGGCAAAGACCTCGAGCTCGCCGACGAATCGTGGGTGCCGGACGATGTGCTGCTCGCCTCCGAGCGCACCAAGCTCATCGAAGAAGCGATCGAGCAACTGCCCGAGAATTACAAGCGCATCATCAAGCTGCGTCATAACGACGACCTCGAATACGACGAGATCGCACGCAAACTGAATTTGCCGATGGGTACGGTCAAAGTCCATCTCCATCGCGCTCGTGCTGCGCTCGGCAAGCTCCTCGAAGGAAAGATCTGA
- a CDS encoding DUF2461 domain-containing protein yields MALKKTPKNITLELPPPPEPFDGFTSKTFSFLHGLKKNNNKDWFEAHRADYEQELREPCKQFVTVMAAHLAETDFPLIADQRRSLFRINRDIRFSKDKSPYKTHIGIVFPLAGLGEEEWAGMYMSFEPKGRNEITSYVGGGAYQPSAPFLKAIRGRIATDYARFSSINNSKAFRKEFPEGITGESLIRMPKGYDEDHPAAKYLKLKEFLYGSDLTIDDLKSPKLPQIVIKKIAAAMPMLTFLAGKD; encoded by the coding sequence ATGGCACTGAAGAAAACACCGAAGAACATTACGCTCGAACTCCCGCCGCCGCCCGAACCGTTCGACGGCTTTACGAGCAAGACGTTTTCCTTCCTGCACGGCCTGAAGAAAAACAACAACAAGGACTGGTTCGAAGCGCATCGCGCCGACTACGAACAGGAGCTTCGCGAACCGTGCAAACAGTTCGTAACAGTGATGGCGGCGCATCTGGCCGAAACGGATTTCCCGCTCATTGCCGATCAGCGCCGCTCGCTCTTTCGCATCAACCGCGACATTCGCTTTTCGAAGGATAAGTCGCCGTACAAAACCCATATCGGCATCGTCTTTCCGCTTGCGGGTCTCGGCGAAGAAGAATGGGCCGGAATGTATATGAGCTTCGAGCCGAAAGGCCGCAATGAAATCACTTCATACGTCGGCGGCGGTGCGTACCAACCCTCGGCTCCATTCCTGAAAGCGATTCGCGGACGCATCGCAACGGACTATGCGCGGTTTTCGTCGATCAACAATTCGAAGGCGTTCAGAAAGGAATTTCCGGAAGGCATTACCGGCGAATCACTCATCCGCATGCCGAAGGGGTACGACGAAGATCACCCTGCAGCGAAGTATCTCAAGCTCAAAGAATTTCTCTATGGATCGGACCTCACGATTGACGACCTCAAGAGCCCGAAGCTGCCGCAGATCGTGATCAAAAAAATCGCTGCCGCAATGCCGATGCTGACGTTTCTTGCGGGGAAGGACTGA
- a CDS encoding ATP-binding protein — translation MTSQILYQDHLRIPATLEELQRVYGWAEEHLSLVGIAEARRFDIMLALSEAVTNAIRHGSSERPQASVDIEVMVTTESVSLKVTDNGSGFDPSALPDPTQGQNLFIPNGRGVYLIKTLADDVRFDFSDNGTTVNVVFRRG, via the coding sequence ATGACATCGCAGATACTGTATCAGGACCATCTTCGGATCCCGGCGACGCTGGAGGAGCTTCAGCGCGTCTATGGCTGGGCCGAAGAGCATCTGTCGTTGGTCGGTATCGCGGAGGCGCGTCGCTTCGATATCATGCTTGCACTGAGCGAAGCGGTAACCAATGCGATCCGTCACGGATCGAGCGAACGGCCGCAGGCGTCGGTCGATATCGAAGTGATGGTGACGACGGAATCGGTCAGCTTGAAAGTAACCGATAACGGTTCGGGCTTCGACCCATCGGCGTTACCCGATCCGACACAAGGGCAAAACCTCTTTATCCCGAATGGTCGCGGCGTCTACCTGATCAAGACACTTGCCGACGACGTCCGCTTCGATTTTTCGGACAACGGCACGACCGTAAACGTGGTCTTCCGCAGAGGGTAG
- a CDS encoding HRDC domain-containing protein, producing MALQIKTFRITDASSETEVNSFLVNKRVHHWEASYTGDPALGYWNLLIAYEEDHRRPERPMQAGMRRSAPEPKPTPVKVDTPPDVPQELMGMYENIRKWRNQIARDEKIKPYVLFNNKQLEDMVKTPPATIDTLKSLVTDMTPELFDKYSNQLLGLISAAGSSTAA from the coding sequence ATGGCACTTCAGATCAAGACCTTCCGCATCACCGATGCATCGAGCGAAACGGAAGTCAATTCATTTCTGGTCAACAAACGAGTCCACCACTGGGAAGCATCGTATACCGGCGACCCTGCACTCGGATATTGGAACCTGCTCATAGCATACGAAGAAGATCATCGCCGCCCCGAGCGGCCGATGCAGGCCGGGATGCGCCGCAGCGCGCCCGAACCGAAACCCACGCCGGTCAAGGTCGATACGCCGCCGGATGTACCGCAAGAGCTCATGGGGATGTACGAGAATATCCGCAAGTGGCGCAATCAGATCGCGCGCGACGAAAAGATCAAACCGTACGTGCTCTTCAACAATAAGCAGCTCGAAGATATGGTCAAGACGCCGCCGGCAACGATCGACACGTTGAAGTCGCTGGTGACCGACATGACGCCGGAGCTCTTCGATAAGTATTCGAATCAATTGCTGGGCCTGATCTCTGCGGCCGGTTCAAGCACCGCTGCCTAA
- a CDS encoding DUF4412 domain-containing protein, protein MKRFLLVVVALCAMAVGAFAQSFEGTMTMQMTIPQLGGNPIPMTIYMKGDKSATSMQTPMGGEMHTYTDLQKMKTVMVMGGKMGYEVDLNKAKEAAASAEPKEVVHPSSTGKSKTINGYACDEFIMNIKDGQMDMWMTKDFPKDIMSSISKSMGRNLGGMRSNQGAGAEGAFKELTDKGYAPVQVNMTKDGQVMATVEFVKYEKKSVDDKDVTVPADVTIQPMPDMSGRPGMGH, encoded by the coding sequence ATGAAACGTTTCTTGTTGGTGGTCGTTGCGCTCTGCGCGATGGCAGTCGGTGCGTTCGCACAAAGCTTCGAGGGCACGATGACGATGCAGATGACGATCCCGCAGCTCGGCGGGAATCCGATTCCGATGACAATCTATATGAAGGGCGATAAATCGGCCACGTCGATGCAGACCCCGATGGGCGGCGAGATGCATACCTACACCGATCTCCAGAAGATGAAGACCGTGATGGTTATGGGCGGCAAGATGGGCTATGAGGTTGATCTCAACAAGGCCAAGGAAGCTGCTGCATCGGCTGAACCGAAAGAGGTAGTACACCCGAGCTCAACCGGGAAATCCAAAACGATCAACGGCTATGCCTGCGACGAGTTTATAATGAACATCAAAGACGGCCAGATGGACATGTGGATGACGAAGGACTTCCCGAAGGATATCATGTCGTCGATCTCGAAGTCGATGGGCCGCAACCTCGGCGGTATGCGTTCTAACCAAGGCGCAGGAGCTGAAGGCGCATTCAAGGAACTGACCGACAAAGGATACGCCCCCGTGCAGGTGAATATGACGAAAGACGGCCAGGTCATGGCGACGGTCGAGTTCGTGAAGTACGAAAAGAAGTCGGTCGACGATAAAGACGTCACCGTGCCGGCGGATGTCACCATCCAGCCAATGCCGGATATGTCGGGCCGCCCAGGAATGGGCCACTAA
- a CDS encoding YfhO family protein, translating into MAQQKTTSSPKKQRSLDEIRTSDSSSGSGMIPEKFRTPLAIVALLGAILIFFGGVLSKDKTFSAGDNIASDAIVPYLKAAQAAGTSVPQWIPNIFCGMPSFASLLSTGARTYDIVHEAFSLVQSAAVAIFGGNDAMIYIWCYFIFGVGMYLLMRLTRRSSHLVGVFAGIAAMFSTWIITYIMIGHNTKVFAVMCFPYILLALEKLREEKLTWQRMVFWYSVFAVAVHFLLESSHVQMAFYQFLAILIYFIVWLVSDLTGKRNILNVARTGVISLVMVGLAFAMSADRYLATLGYDSYSIRGAAPLVDRATLEGGAAAKANASTGTTSGGGLDWNYATEYSFSPAEMITFLVPGWYGFGKLSYSGPEVSVETKVPTYWGQATMTDCANYTGTIVFFLALLSMLALWKRDRLVAPLGVISIVALLISFGSTMPLLFRPMFNYFPTFNKFRAPMMALVLMQLCFPILAAIALQKIIDVVKGTDDKALKASITKWTTYLMYAAAGLLVVFLAGRGIIDGTLRAGIKESGKQIATWPAGIQDLAVNTALNDAAICMLLAAVALATLWMYLRGKIRNAAVPAAVVLGLTVIDLWRVDYRPMDITNRSDYEGAFREHDYINFIKQDKSLFRILDVNDPMSNMPAAWGVQTISGYHAAKVRAFQDVIDITGNYHGQMIVNPFMWSLLNTKYVIYNGAVDSVAGRMTPAFISQEPAQGQGGQKQQTIVWQNNSVLPRAFFVRGYEVKPPKEFLDLMRLGSFNPRDVMFFDKKPEGMLQTSEDAIDSTESVQIAKYENETIEMKTSSAKNRLLFMSEVWYPAWEATVDGKPLPIYKADWAFRALAVPAGQHTITLTYHDSRFENGRMISLATNIIAILGLVIGVGTTMKRKRPQAE; encoded by the coding sequence ATGGCTCAGCAAAAAACGACTTCGTCGCCGAAAAAACAGCGTTCACTCGATGAGATCCGCACCTCCGACTCCTCCTCAGGCTCGGGAATGATCCCAGAGAAATTCCGGACTCCGCTTGCTATCGTCGCGCTCCTTGGCGCCATTCTAATCTTCTTCGGTGGCGTCCTCTCGAAAGATAAGACCTTTAGCGCCGGCGATAATATCGCCAGTGATGCGATCGTCCCGTATCTCAAGGCGGCGCAGGCTGCGGGGACGAGCGTCCCGCAGTGGATCCCGAATATTTTTTGCGGCATGCCGTCGTTCGCATCGCTGCTTTCGACCGGCGCCCGTACGTACGATATCGTGCACGAAGCCTTCAGCCTCGTGCAAAGCGCAGCAGTCGCGATCTTCGGCGGCAACGATGCGATGATCTACATCTGGTGCTACTTCATCTTCGGCGTCGGGATGTATCTGCTGATGCGGCTCACCAGGCGATCGTCGCATCTTGTTGGCGTCTTTGCCGGCATTGCCGCCATGTTCTCGACATGGATCATTACCTACATCATGATCGGGCATAACACCAAAGTGTTTGCCGTCATGTGTTTTCCATATATCCTCTTAGCGCTCGAAAAGCTCCGCGAAGAAAAGCTCACATGGCAGCGAATGGTGTTTTGGTATTCGGTCTTTGCGGTCGCCGTACACTTCTTGCTCGAGTCGTCGCACGTGCAGATGGCGTTCTATCAATTCCTCGCCATCCTGATCTATTTCATCGTATGGCTCGTGAGCGACCTGACCGGCAAGCGTAATATTCTGAACGTCGCACGCACGGGCGTGATCTCGCTGGTGATGGTGGGGCTTGCATTCGCGATGTCGGCCGATCGCTACCTTGCGACACTTGGCTACGATTCGTACTCCATCCGCGGCGCTGCGCCGCTCGTCGATCGTGCAACGCTTGAAGGCGGTGCCGCAGCGAAAGCAAATGCGAGCACCGGCACGACCTCCGGCGGCGGTCTCGATTGGAATTACGCAACCGAGTACTCGTTCTCGCCGGCGGAGATGATTACCTTCCTCGTTCCGGGTTGGTATGGCTTCGGCAAGTTGTCATACAGCGGCCCCGAGGTATCGGTCGAGACAAAAGTCCCGACCTACTGGGGCCAGGCGACGATGACCGACTGCGCAAACTACACCGGCACGATCGTGTTCTTTCTCGCGCTGCTTTCGATGCTTGCGCTCTGGAAGCGCGACCGACTCGTGGCCCCACTCGGGGTCATTAGTATCGTCGCACTACTGATTTCGTTCGGCTCGACGATGCCGTTGTTGTTCAGGCCGATGTTCAACTACTTCCCGACCTTCAATAAATTTCGTGCGCCGATGATGGCGCTCGTGCTGATGCAGTTGTGTTTCCCCATTCTCGCCGCGATCGCGCTGCAAAAGATCATCGACGTTGTAAAAGGAACCGACGATAAGGCACTGAAGGCATCGATCACCAAGTGGACGACATACCTGATGTATGCGGCCGCCGGCTTACTCGTAGTCTTCCTGGCAGGTCGCGGGATCATCGACGGTACGCTGCGCGCAGGGATCAAAGAAAGCGGAAAACAGATAGCGACCTGGCCGGCAGGCATTCAGGACCTTGCCGTGAACACCGCGCTCAACGATGCGGCAATCTGCATGCTGCTCGCGGCCGTCGCACTCGCGACGCTTTGGATGTATCTGCGTGGAAAGATCCGTAACGCCGCCGTTCCTGCTGCCGTCGTACTCGGTCTGACCGTCATCGATCTCTGGCGCGTCGATTACCGACCGATGGACATTACCAATCGAAGCGACTACGAAGGCGCGTTCCGCGAGCACGACTATATCAACTTCATCAAACAGGATAAGTCGCTCTTCCGTATTCTTGACGTGAACGACCCGATGTCGAACATGCCCGCTGCGTGGGGCGTACAGACCATCTCCGGTTATCATGCCGCCAAGGTCAGGGCATTCCAGGATGTCATCGATATCACGGGCAATTATCACGGACAGATGATCGTGAATCCGTTTATGTGGAGTCTGCTCAATACGAAGTATGTGATCTACAACGGTGCCGTAGATTCGGTCGCAGGCCGCATGACTCCGGCGTTTATCTCGCAAGAACCGGCACAGGGTCAGGGAGGACAGAAGCAGCAGACGATCGTCTGGCAGAATAACTCCGTGTTGCCGCGAGCGTTTTTCGTGCGTGGATATGAAGTTAAACCGCCGAAGGAATTCCTCGACCTCATGCGCTTAGGCTCGTTCAATCCGCGCGACGTAATGTTCTTCGACAAGAAGCCGGAAGGGATGCTGCAAACATCGGAAGATGCCATCGACTCGACCGAATCGGTACAGATCGCCAAATATGAGAACGAGACGATCGAGATGAAAACCTCGTCGGCCAAGAACCGCTTGCTCTTTATGTCCGAAGTCTGGTATCCGGCTTGGGAAGCGACCGTCGACGGCAAGCCGTTGCCGATCTACAAAGCCGACTGGGCCTTCCGCGCACTTGCCGTGCCGGCCGGTCAGCACACGATCACGCTTACTTATCACGACAGCCGCTTCGAGAACGGCAGAATGATCTCGCTCGCGACAAACATCATCGCGATCCTCGGCCTCGTCATCGGCGTGGGCACGACGATGAAACGGAAACGCCCGCAAGCGGAGTGA
- a CDS encoding four helix bundle protein, with the protein MPYPNDNVDIHERAFEFASNIVLFCDKLNQTPGVNWALANQLVRAGTSIGANIEEAQAGQSKADFIAKLAIALKESRESNYWLRLIARTRPALTEASEPLIQESSALMRILAAILKSARDGEKGR; encoded by the coding sequence ATGCCTTATCCGAACGACAATGTCGATATACATGAGCGCGCATTCGAGTTTGCATCGAATATCGTGCTATTCTGTGACAAGTTGAATCAGACCCCGGGCGTCAACTGGGCGTTGGCCAATCAGTTGGTACGCGCCGGGACATCGATTGGCGCGAACATTGAGGAAGCCCAAGCAGGACAAAGCAAGGCCGACTTCATTGCGAAGTTAGCGATTGCGCTGAAGGAAAGTCGGGAAAGTAATTACTGGCTTCGTTTGATCGCACGAACCCGACCTGCGTTGACCGAAGCATCAGAGCCACTTATCCAAGAATCAAGTGCATTGATGCGAATTCTCGCCGCTATCCTAAAATCCGCGCGCGACGGTGAAAAGGGACGATGA
- a CDS encoding SDR family oxidoreductase translates to MNNLTNQTVFITGASSGIGRACAHAFAREGAALLICARRGERLAGLKQELEAAHHGMNIHAFELDVRDREAVEESLNTLPDEWKDIDILVNNAGLSRGLDKLYEGLVEDWEEMLDTNVKGLLYVTRTVVPWMVERGKGHIINIGSIAGHEVYPRGNVYCASKHAVDAITKGLRLDLVDTPLRVTTVDPGLVETEFSEVRFHGDKERAATVYKGFKPLAGEDIADAVVWTASRPAHVQIAEIIIFPTSQGSSSVVHRA, encoded by the coding sequence ATGAATAACTTGACAAACCAAACCGTCTTCATCACCGGCGCGTCGAGCGGCATTGGCCGAGCGTGTGCGCATGCATTCGCTCGTGAAGGCGCAGCGCTTCTGATCTGTGCGCGTCGCGGAGAGCGGCTTGCCGGTTTGAAGCAAGAGCTCGAGGCAGCACATCACGGCATGAACATTCATGCCTTCGAGCTCGATGTGCGCGACCGCGAAGCCGTCGAAGAATCGCTTAACACACTGCCCGACGAATGGAAGGATATTGACATCCTCGTCAACAACGCCGGCCTTTCGCGCGGACTCGACAAGCTCTACGAGGGCCTCGTCGAAGACTGGGAAGAGATGCTCGACACGAACGTGAAGGGCTTGCTCTATGTCACGCGTACTGTCGTGCCGTGGATGGTCGAACGTGGGAAGGGGCACATTATCAATATCGGCTCGATCGCCGGGCACGAGGTCTATCCACGCGGCAATGTGTACTGTGCGTCGAAGCATGCGGTCGATGCGATCACGAAGGGGTTGCGTCTCGACCTCGTCGATACGCCGCTGCGCGTGACGACGGTCGATCCGGGCCTCGTCGAGACGGAGTTCTCCGAGGTACGCTTTCACGGTGACAAAGAACGCGCCGCAACTGTCTACAAAGGCTTCAAGCCATTAGCTGGCGAGGACATCGCAGATGCCGTCGTCTGGACAGCTTCCCGTCCTGCACACGTTCAGATCGCGGAGATTATAATTTTCCCGACTTCGCAGGGAAGCTCGTCGGTCGTACACCGGGCGTAG
- a CDS encoding YitT family protein → MTSVAHDPSAPKHHTPVRHVLGESVLLALGVLSAGFGLKGFLLPNHFIDGGVMGISLLTAAVTKLPLPILVFALNVPFILMGLKQISKEFALKTFVGITTLAVVLALINYPVVTNDKVLTAVFGGFFLGLGVGLSVRGGGVIDGTEVLALYISKRTPFSIGDVILVFNILIFTTAALVFSVETALYSILTYLAASRTVDFVVQGIEEYTGVTIVSKHSDEIREAIIEQLGRGVTAYRGHKGFGKRGHTQDVDIIYTVVTRLEIMKLKDLILAIDDSAFVVQASINDTIGGMVKKRPLK, encoded by the coding sequence ATGACGAGCGTAGCACACGATCCATCAGCCCCCAAACACCACACTCCCGTGCGTCATGTGCTGGGGGAGTCGGTGTTGCTCGCGCTTGGCGTGCTCTCGGCGGGATTCGGACTTAAGGGCTTCTTACTGCCGAATCATTTTATCGATGGCGGGGTGATGGGTATCTCGCTGCTGACGGCAGCAGTAACAAAATTGCCGCTGCCGATCCTGGTCTTCGCGTTGAACGTCCCGTTCATCCTGATGGGACTCAAGCAGATCTCGAAGGAATTTGCGCTCAAGACGTTCGTCGGCATCACGACTCTGGCAGTCGTACTTGCGCTGATCAATTATCCTGTCGTCACGAACGACAAAGTGCTCACCGCAGTCTTTGGTGGGTTTTTCCTTGGACTGGGCGTCGGGCTTTCGGTTCGCGGCGGCGGTGTGATCGACGGCACGGAAGTGCTGGCACTCTATATCAGCAAGCGTACGCCGTTTTCGATCGGCGATGTCATCCTGGTGTTCAATATCCTGATCTTCACGACTGCAGCGTTGGTCTTTAGCGTCGAGACGGCGTTGTACTCGATCCTCACGTACCTTGCTGCGTCGCGCACCGTTGACTTCGTCGTGCAAGGTATTGAAGAATATACCGGCGTGACGATTGTCTCGAAGCATAGCGACGAAATTCGCGAGGCGATCATCGAGCAGCTCGGGCGCGGCGTGACGGCATATCGTGGTCATAAAGGCTTCGGCAAACGCGGTCACACGCAGGACGTGGATATTATCTACACTGTCGTCACCCGCCTCGAGATTATGAAGCTCAAGGATTTGATCCTTGCCATCGACGACAGTGCATTCGTGGTGCAAGCCAGCATCAACGATACCATCGGCGGCATGGTGAAGAAGCGGCCGCTGAAGTGA